The bacterium genome contains the following window.
GTCGTCCTGCTGCTGAACATGGGCGGACCGGACTCCGAAGCCGCGGTCGCGCCGTTCCTCACCAACCTGTTCCTCGACCCCGAGATCCTCCCCCTGCCGCTGCCCGGCCCCCTGCGCAGCTTCGTGGCGCGGCGCATCGCGGCCGGGCGCGCGCCGAAGGTGATCCCCCGCTACCGCCTGCTCGGCGGGAAGTCGCCGCAGGGCGAGTTGACGGCGCGGCAAGCCACCGCCCTCGAGGCAGCCCTCAACGCCGGGGGCGGCGGGCGCTGGCGCGTGCTCGTCGCGATGCGCTACTGGCACCCCTTCATCGAGGAGGCGGTCGAGGAGGCGGCGGCGCTGCGCCCCGCGCGGCTCGTCGCGCTCTCGCTCTACCCGCACTACTCGCGCGCCGTGGGCGGCAGCAGCATCGGCGAGCTGCACCGGGCTCTGCGGCTGCGCCCGGTCGGCTGCCGCGTCTCCGTGGTCGACCAGTTCTTCCGCCATCCGCTCTTCCTCCAGGCGCACGCCGCGCGGATCGCGGCCGCGCTCGCGCAGTTCGCCGGCGGGGGCCGCGACGCGTTCGTGCTGTTCTCGGCGCACAATCTCCCGGAAAAGCTCATCCGGCGGGGCGACCCCTACCTCGACCAGGTCCGGGCGACCGTCGAGGGGCTGCTGCCGGCGATCGGCGCGCGCCCCTGGGAGCTGGCCTTCCAGAGCCGCTCCGGGCCCGTGAAGTGGCTGGCGCCGGAGGTCGCCGAGACGCTGCGGGAGCTCGCCGCCGCGGGGCGCCGGCAGGTGCTCATGGTGCCGCTCTCCTTCGTCTCGGACCAGATCGAGACGCTCTACGAGATCGACCTGCTCTACGCGCAGGAGGCGCAGCGCGCGGGCGTCGAGTTCCGGCGCACGCCGGCCTTCAACGACGCGCCGGACTTCATCGCGCTGCTGGAAGCGCTCGTGCGCCAGGCCGCAGGCCGCTGATACGGGGCGAGTGCCCGGCGGGAGAGCGCTGCCAGGCGGTGCTTCCCGGCGGGCGCTCCCACAAGGGGGGCGCGCCGCCTCCCTTATGGCGCGGCTCTCGCCGCTGTCACCCCCCTCTGGCAATCGCGTTCCGTGCATTCCTCGCCGTGCGCATGCCGCAGGCTCGCGTACGGCTCTGAGCGGCCTGCCGTGCCCGTCCGAGCGGAGGGGTTGACAGGAAGAATTCGGCGTACTATATGTTCGGTATGCGAACTGTTCGTG
Protein-coding sequences here:
- the hemH gene encoding ferrochelatase, translating into MTENGPNVVLLLNMGGPDSEAAVAPFLTNLFLDPEILPLPLPGPLRSFVARRIAAGRAPKVIPRYRLLGGKSPQGELTARQATALEAALNAGGGGRWRVLVAMRYWHPFIEEAVEEAAALRPARLVALSLYPHYSRAVGGSSIGELHRALRLRPVGCRVSVVDQFFRHPLFLQAHAARIAAALAQFAGGGRDAFVLFSAHNLPEKLIRRGDPYLDQVRATVEGLLPAIGARPWELAFQSRSGPVKWLAPEVAETLRELAAAGRRQVLMVPLSFVSDQIETLYEIDLLYAQEAQRAGVEFRRTPAFNDAPDFIALLEALVRQAAGR